A single genomic interval of Stieleria maiorica harbors:
- the trpC gene encoding indole-3-glycerol phosphate synthase TrpC, with product MTILDDILVKTRETIARDKAVVPASELEAQLSALPPCRDFHAALAAGERVNLIAEVKRASPSAGLIRADFDPVNIAKCYVDGGAACISVLTDQPFFQGSLDYLRDIRAAVDIPILRKDFIVDRYQLLQARHAGADCVLLIAECLPPDELKQLHDFAVELGMQTLIELFDPENLEAVLATGTKLVGVNNRDLRTFKTTLQHTLNLCPSIPPDRLIVGESGIREHADLVRLAGGGVKAVLVGESLMRKDDITAAVRELLG from the coding sequence ATGACGATCCTAGACGACATACTGGTCAAAACTCGCGAAACGATCGCGCGCGACAAGGCCGTCGTCCCGGCGTCCGAACTGGAAGCCCAGCTTTCCGCCCTGCCGCCCTGCCGTGACTTTCACGCCGCGCTCGCCGCCGGTGAACGCGTCAACTTGATCGCCGAAGTCAAACGCGCCAGCCCCTCGGCGGGTCTGATCCGCGCGGACTTTGACCCGGTCAACATCGCCAAGTGCTATGTCGACGGCGGAGCCGCCTGCATCAGCGTGTTGACCGACCAGCCGTTCTTTCAAGGATCACTGGACTACTTGCGCGATATCCGCGCCGCGGTCGACATCCCGATCTTGCGCAAGGACTTTATCGTCGATCGGTACCAGTTGCTTCAGGCGCGTCATGCGGGGGCGGATTGCGTGTTGCTGATCGCCGAATGTTTGCCCCCGGATGAACTGAAACAGCTGCACGATTTCGCGGTTGAATTGGGGATGCAGACGTTGATCGAGCTGTTCGACCCCGAGAACCTGGAAGCCGTCTTGGCCACCGGAACCAAACTGGTCGGAGTCAACAATCGTGACCTGCGGACGTTTAAAACAACGCTCCAGCACACCTTGAATCTTTGCCCGTCGATTCCTCCGGACCGCTTGATCGTCGGTGAAAGCGGCATTCGTGAACACGCGGACCTGGTGCGATTGGCCGGCGGCGGAGTCAAAGCCGTGCTGGTCGGCGAATCGTTGATGAGAAAAGACGACATCACCGCGGCGGTAAGAGAGTTGTTGGGATGA
- a CDS encoding glycosyltransferase family 87 protein produces MTDHGKRLAITVIVCLLFCLGVALTAIRTVSRYQTPGSRDLSTQGMCDFHNGLYFPATALLAGKSPYGQQYADEYPVSRQIPFFSPIILVLHAPLTFLPLPVADVVFFSISVTLVVVLAMLSAHAAGVGRSVGWIAGIAAAIVFSRSGHISLYNGYFTIELALATIAAVHFARRRPLVAALALAIVSAKPTFILPLGFLMLARGNFKALLIGAVISVIGAGLPMSYLAYHEGIRETGSVDMAAGFEKIVDDIATAQEIHMNTHGESPLESWTRLDALATICKWTGGDPGSAVQLAAMMLILAWPMWILFQRRRSGLDDGVAGGTGCLIVVATLTSLYHQSYDALVVVAPILGLLLACTDFWKSVSPSTRGVLGALMVFPAFNYLSTRSFLSRLDLGDLGCSVITSLSGVALMVALVMTCVLLTKKTDQV; encoded by the coding sequence ATGACCGACCACGGCAAACGCCTTGCGATCACTGTCATCGTCTGTTTGCTGTTTTGTCTCGGCGTCGCCCTGACCGCGATCCGTACCGTCTCGCGCTATCAAACTCCCGGGTCACGCGATCTTTCCACCCAGGGGATGTGCGACTTTCACAACGGGCTGTACTTCCCCGCCACAGCGTTGTTGGCCGGCAAAAGCCCGTACGGTCAACAGTACGCCGACGAGTACCCGGTCTCACGTCAGATCCCATTCTTTTCGCCGATCATTCTGGTCCTGCACGCGCCCCTGACGTTCCTGCCGCTGCCGGTCGCGGATGTTGTGTTCTTTTCGATTTCGGTGACGCTTGTGGTGGTGCTGGCGATGTTGTCCGCCCACGCCGCCGGAGTCGGCCGCAGCGTGGGTTGGATCGCCGGGATTGCCGCCGCGATCGTGTTCTCGCGCAGCGGACACATCTCGCTGTACAACGGCTACTTCACGATCGAGCTGGCGCTGGCGACGATAGCCGCGGTCCACTTTGCCCGACGCCGTCCGCTGGTCGCTGCGCTGGCGTTGGCGATTGTTTCGGCAAAGCCGACCTTCATCTTGCCGCTCGGTTTCCTGATGTTGGCTCGTGGCAACTTCAAAGCACTGTTGATCGGAGCGGTGATCAGCGTGATCGGGGCGGGGCTGCCGATGTCCTACCTGGCGTACCACGAAGGGATTCGTGAGACCGGTTCGGTCGACATGGCGGCGGGATTCGAAAAGATTGTCGACGACATCGCGACCGCCCAAGAAATCCACATGAACACTCACGGCGAATCGCCCCTGGAATCCTGGACCCGATTGGATGCCCTGGCGACGATTTGTAAATGGACGGGCGGCGATCCCGGGTCGGCCGTTCAATTGGCGGCCATGATGTTGATTCTCGCCTGGCCGATGTGGATTCTGTTTCAACGACGACGAAGCGGTTTGGACGATGGCGTCGCCGGCGGAACGGGTTGCCTGATCGTGGTCGCGACACTGACCAGTTTGTACCACCAGTCTTACGATGCGTTGGTTGTCGTCGCGCCGATCCTGGGTCTGCTTTTGGCATGCACCGACTTTTGGAAATCGGTTTCACCGTCAACGCGAGGTGTGCTGGGCGCCCTGATGGTCTTTCCGGCGTTCAACTACCTTTCGACCCGAAGTTTCCTGTCGCGTCTGGATCTGGGCGACCTGGGTTGCAGCGTGATCACCAGCCTGAGTGGTGTGGCGTTGATGGTCGCCTTGGTGATGACCTGTGTGTTGCTCACCAAGAAAACGGATCAGGTATGA
- a CDS encoding glycosyltransferase, which produces MDPTPHGDVKPQVPPSAAPLETTAHDARGPRFRPAKVFLALPAYNEQEALPELLERIGEAFADNLLPYEVVVVDDGSTDDTAQIASQLSFQMPLHLVQHAQNQGLGITIRDALREAVDRAGERDIIVTMDADNTHPPGLIDRMVQMIHEGCDVVIASRFESGGCAVGVPIERHFLSVGARLLFTLLFPTRGVRDYTSGFRAYRASVIRQGFADHGDAFVGETGFSCMADILLKLRKQGALFGEAPLRLRYDRKGGASKMQVFKTIWLTLKLLSRHRLGGK; this is translated from the coding sequence ATGGACCCAACTCCTCACGGTGACGTCAAACCGCAGGTTCCCCCATCGGCCGCTCCGCTGGAAACGACCGCTCACGACGCACGCGGCCCGCGATTCCGACCGGCAAAGGTTTTCCTGGCCCTTCCCGCGTACAACGAGCAGGAAGCCCTGCCGGAGTTGTTGGAGCGGATCGGCGAGGCGTTTGCCGACAATCTGCTGCCTTACGAAGTCGTCGTGGTCGATGACGGCAGCACCGATGACACCGCACAAATCGCGTCCCAACTGTCCTTCCAAATGCCCTTGCATCTGGTTCAGCATGCTCAAAATCAAGGGCTGGGAATCACCATTCGCGATGCCCTGCGTGAAGCCGTCGATCGTGCCGGTGAACGCGACATCATCGTCACCATGGATGCCGACAACACGCACCCGCCGGGGCTGATCGACCGAATGGTCCAGATGATCCACGAAGGCTGCGACGTCGTGATCGCTTCCCGATTCGAATCGGGCGGTTGCGCGGTCGGGGTTCCGATCGAACGCCACTTCCTGTCGGTCGGCGCGCGGCTGCTGTTTACCCTCCTGTTTCCCACCCGCGGCGTCCGCGATTACACCTCCGGCTTTCGCGCCTATCGGGCGTCGGTCATTCGCCAAGGCTTTGCCGATCACGGCGATGCGTTCGTCGGCGAAACGGGTTTCTCCTGCATGGCTGACATCTTGCTGAAACTGCGAAAACAAGGCGCGCTGTTCGGCGAAGCCCCGCTGCGTTTGCGATACGACCGCAAAGGCGGGGCGAGCAAGATGCAAGTCTTCAAAACGATTTGGTTGACGCTGAAACTGCTCTCGCGTCACCGACTGGGAGGCAAATAA
- a CDS encoding NAD(P)/FAD-dependent oxidoreductase, translating to MPDDREHAQGKPRWLVIGGGVMGLKIADELAAKGQDVTIAEAAPTFGGLTSAWKLGDVTWDRFYHVTLLSDSVLRRQLESLGLERELQWVETKTGFYAGGKLMSMSNTLEFLRFPPLSMLQRIRLGGTIFLASKIRDFRKMEQQSVETWLRRWSGKGAFEKVWLPLLKAKLGDAYRQTSAAFIWAHTQRMYKARRSGAKKEMFGYVPGGYARILDVWTKQLSDRGVRLLCGHGVNSVRKTDDSAVGRLEVDFGEGRVETFDNVVSTIASPLIADQCDQLREDEKSRLRAIKYLGVVCASMLLKNPISPYYVTNITDTWVPLTGVIEMSTIVDSKSQLGGHHLVYLPKYMADDHPDLAEPDEDYKQRCLETLEKMYDHFSREDVLEFKVARAKYVAALSTIDYSTRLPPVVTSVPGFYALNSAHILEGNLNVNETLLLGEQKLRDEVWPDFLSRGGPAQTMKTVGAHG from the coding sequence GTGCCGGATGATCGCGAGCACGCACAAGGCAAACCGCGATGGCTGGTCATCGGCGGTGGGGTCATGGGCCTGAAGATCGCCGACGAATTGGCCGCCAAGGGCCAGGACGTGACGATCGCCGAAGCGGCCCCCACGTTCGGCGGCTTGACCAGCGCCTGGAAACTCGGTGACGTCACCTGGGATCGCTTCTACCATGTCACCTTGCTCAGCGATTCGGTGCTGCGTCGCCAATTGGAATCATTGGGTCTGGAGCGTGAGCTGCAATGGGTCGAAACCAAGACGGGGTTCTACGCCGGCGGCAAATTGATGTCGATGAGCAACACGTTGGAGTTCCTGCGATTTCCACCACTGTCGATGCTGCAACGCATCCGGCTGGGCGGCACCATCTTTCTGGCGTCCAAGATTCGCGACTTCCGCAAGATGGAACAACAGTCGGTGGAAACCTGGCTGCGGCGTTGGTCCGGAAAAGGAGCGTTTGAAAAAGTTTGGCTGCCGCTGCTAAAGGCGAAACTGGGCGACGCCTATCGCCAAACGTCCGCCGCGTTCATCTGGGCCCACACCCAACGGATGTACAAGGCACGTCGAAGCGGTGCCAAGAAAGAGATGTTCGGCTACGTCCCCGGCGGCTATGCCAGAATCTTGGACGTGTGGACAAAACAGCTGTCCGATCGCGGCGTCCGCTTGCTGTGCGGCCACGGCGTCAACAGTGTTCGCAAGACCGATGATTCCGCGGTCGGCCGTTTGGAAGTCGACTTCGGCGAAGGCCGCGTGGAAACCTTTGACAACGTCGTTTCCACCATCGCATCGCCCTTGATCGCCGATCAATGCGACCAGTTGCGGGAGGATGAAAAATCAAGGCTGCGGGCGATCAAGTACCTGGGTGTTGTCTGCGCATCGATGCTGCTGAAGAATCCGATCAGTCCCTATTACGTCACCAACATCACCGACACCTGGGTGCCGCTGACCGGTGTGATCGAGATGTCGACGATCGTCGATTCAAAATCACAGTTGGGCGGTCATCATCTGGTCTATTTGCCCAAGTACATGGCCGACGACCATCCCGATCTGGCCGAACCGGATGAGGACTACAAGCAACGTTGTTTGGAAACGCTTGAGAAGATGTACGACCACTTCTCGCGAGAGGACGTGTTGGAATTCAAGGTCGCACGGGCAAAGTACGTCGCCGCCCTGTCGACGATCGACTACAGCACTCGATTGCCGCCGGTCGTGACCAGCGTGCCGGGTTTTTATGCCCTGAATTCGGCCCACATTCTCGAAGGCAATCTGAACGTCAACGAAACCCTGCTGTTGGGTGAGCAGAAACTCCGCGACGAGGTCTGGCCCGACTTCCTGTCCCGCGGCGGTCCGGCCCAAACCATGAAGACGGTTGGCGCCCACGGATAG
- a CDS encoding FKBP-type peptidyl-prolyl cis-trans isomerase: MYRCLLVITAVSMMTLMTNAQDQTAADASGGNLAKENPIGYFLGISMGQQMRNQGLQADDFDPQAFAAGVTDALEQNELQLSNEELLGVQQQLQALLNQRHQEMAAAIQEKAKANRAKGQQWLEANLKKDGVKELTGGLQYKVIESGEGGTPSQSDTVRVHYTGTLINGDVFDSSVKRGEPAEFVVGGVIKGWQMALQKMKVGDKWMLYIPPELAYGDRGSPGAIGPNEVLVFEVELLEIL, from the coding sequence ATGTATCGTTGCCTGCTGGTGATCACCGCCGTCTCAATGATGACGCTGATGACCAACGCACAAGACCAAACCGCCGCCGATGCTTCCGGTGGCAATCTCGCCAAGGAGAACCCGATCGGCTACTTCCTAGGCATTTCCATGGGCCAACAAATGCGGAATCAAGGCCTGCAGGCCGATGACTTCGACCCGCAGGCGTTTGCAGCCGGCGTAACGGATGCACTGGAGCAAAATGAACTTCAACTCTCCAACGAGGAATTGCTGGGTGTCCAACAGCAGCTGCAAGCCTTGCTGAATCAACGCCATCAAGAAATGGCGGCTGCGATTCAAGAGAAAGCCAAGGCCAATAGAGCGAAGGGCCAACAATGGCTGGAAGCCAATCTGAAAAAGGACGGCGTGAAAGAGCTCACCGGAGGTCTGCAATACAAGGTCATCGAGTCTGGTGAAGGTGGAACCCCCAGCCAAAGTGATACCGTCCGCGTGCACTACACCGGCACACTGATCAACGGCGACGTATTTGACAGCAGCGTCAAGCGTGGTGAGCCGGCTGAATTTGTCGTTGGCGGCGTGATCAAGGGCTGGCAAATGGCACTTCAGAAAATGAAGGTCGGGGACAAGTGGATGCTGTATATCCCGCCGGAACTGGCCTACGGCGACCGTGGCAGCCCGGGTGCGATCGGCCCCAACGAAGTGCTCGTGTTCGAAGTCGAACTGCTGGAAATCCTGTAG
- the bioB gene encoding biotin synthase BioB codes for MATDLTTPGTSAPAGSSAPPSTSAVPFDAWADRILDGGELTRDEAKQILESPDDDLLRLLSAGFRLRQQHFGKTVQLYFLMNAKSGLCPEDCHYCSQSKISEAPVPKYNILKRDALMDAAKVAAERGAKTYCLVISARGPNEREMKAVEEIVPEIKKQYGLDICACLGLLSKEQADRLKACGVDRVNHNLNTGEEYYAEICTTHTYADRVQTLRHVRDAGMEMCSGGIIGMGETYDDIISMAFDLKELGVQSIPLNFLNSIDGTPLEGKKDLSPQDCLRALAMFRFVNPSRELRISGGREIHLRTLQPLGLYVANSVFVGDYLTTKGQAPDEDYQMIKDLGFEVTTSVGE; via the coding sequence ATGGCGACCGACCTGACCACCCCCGGCACCAGTGCCCCCGCCGGATCCAGTGCCCCACCGAGCACCTCCGCAGTTCCATTTGATGCCTGGGCGGATCGAATCCTCGACGGAGGAGAATTGACGCGGGATGAAGCCAAACAGATCTTGGAATCGCCCGACGACGACCTGCTCCGCTTACTCTCCGCCGGGTTCCGATTGCGACAGCAGCACTTCGGCAAAACCGTTCAGCTGTACTTTCTGATGAACGCCAAGAGCGGATTGTGCCCCGAGGACTGTCACTATTGCAGCCAGTCGAAAATCTCCGAAGCGCCGGTCCCCAAGTACAACATCCTGAAACGCGACGCACTGATGGACGCCGCGAAGGTGGCGGCCGAGCGAGGTGCCAAAACCTATTGCTTGGTGATTTCCGCACGGGGGCCGAACGAGCGTGAGATGAAGGCGGTCGAAGAGATCGTTCCGGAAATCAAAAAGCAATACGGCCTGGACATCTGCGCCTGCCTGGGATTGCTGTCCAAAGAGCAGGCCGATCGTTTGAAGGCTTGTGGCGTCGACCGTGTGAACCACAACCTGAACACGGGTGAAGAGTACTACGCGGAGATCTGCACGACGCACACATACGCCGATCGTGTTCAAACCTTGCGGCACGTCCGCGACGCCGGCATGGAGATGTGCAGCGGCGGGATCATCGGGATGGGCGAAACCTATGACGACATCATTTCGATGGCGTTCGATCTGAAGGAGTTGGGGGTCCAGTCGATTCCGCTGAACTTCTTGAATTCGATCGATGGCACGCCGTTGGAGGGCAAGAAAGACCTTAGCCCCCAAGACTGCTTGCGGGCGTTGGCCATGTTCCGTTTCGTCAATCCGAGCCGCGAGCTACGGATTTCCGGAGGACGCGAAATCCACCTGCGGACCTTGCAACCGCTGGGGCTGTATGTCGCCAACAGCGTCTTCGTCGGCGACTACTTGACCACCAAGGGCCAGGCCCCCGACGAAGACTATCAAATGATCAAAGACCTCGGATTCGAAGTCACCACCTCGGTGGGTGAGTAG